GTCTTGCCGCGGTGGATGCGCGCCAGGGCGGCGGGGGAGACGGTGCGTCCTTCCGACTCCAGATCCCGCACCTGGCCTCCCACCATCCCTTCCACCCCCGCCGCGCGGGCCACCAGCGACAACACCCGCGTGCGCCGCGCCGCCAGTCGCTTGCCCGGCGGCTCCTCCGCCAGGATGCGGAAGGCGAGGGTGTGCAGCGCGTCGCCCGAGAGAATGGCCAGCGCCTCGCCGAATTTGACGTGGGCCGTCGGAAAGCCGCGGCGCCAGGCGTCGTCGTCCATGGCGGGCAAATCGTCATGGATCAGCGAGTAGGTGTGGATCATCTCGAGGGCGCAGCAGGCCGGCAGGACCCAGGCGTCGCGGCCTCCCACGGCGCGGCACGCCATGCGGGCGAGGATGGGGCGCACGCGCTTACCGCCCGCGAAGATCGAGTAGCGCATGGCGCGGCGCAGGGAGGCAGGAGTGCTTCCCGAGGTGGCCAGGCGCCGGCGCAGCGAGGCATCGATGATGCGGCGCTCGGCGGCGAGGCGATGCGCGAAGCCGCGGGGATCAGACCCCATCGGCCCCCGGGTCCTCGCCGTTCGGGTCCGAGAGCTCCGTCTCGCCGTCGTCGAATTCCTGGACGGTCAGCTCGCCGTCGGCCCCCTTCATGAGGATCTCGATGCGCCGCTCCGCTTCGTCGAGCCGGGCGCCGCACACCCGCGCCAGGCGCACCCCCTCCTCGAAGAGCTTCAAGGCATCATCGAGGGGAAGCTCGCCCGCTTCGAGCCGGGAGACGATCGTCTCCAGGCCCGAGAGGGCCTCTTCGAAGCGGGGCTCTTTAGTTCCCTTCTTGCTCGTCTTGGGCATGGATGGCCTCGCGTACCTCGCATTGGAGCCGGCCGCGGCGCAGGCGCACCTCAACGGCGCCTGCGGAGGGCAGCGCTCGGGAATCGGTGACCAGGCCGCCGGAGCGCGGATCGAGGCACAAGGCGTAGCCTCGATCCAGCACGGCCAGGGGAGACAGGGAATCCAGAACTCCACAGGCGGCCCGGCAGGCTTCCCGGCGTCGGGCGACCTCCGCCCGGATGCCGAGCCGCGCCAGCTGCATCCAATGCGACAGCCGCCGGCGATCCTCGCCGGCGCGCGACGAGAGGATCCTGGGGTTGATCGATTCGCGGCAGCGGTCGACGGACAGCCGCCGCAGCGCCAGTTGGCCGCGCAGGTTCTCCTTCAGCCTGGAACGCGCTTCATCGAGCCGCTCCGAGAGCGCCGACAGGCGCGCGCGGGCGAGGAAGAGGGCCCGGCTGCGGCCCAGCCGCCCCACGCGCTCGCGCCGGCGGGAGGCCGCCAGGCGGACGGCTGAGAAAAGGCGCGCCCGCAGCGAGCGCAGGCGCGCTTCGAGCTCCTGCTTGGCGGCGATGACCTGCTCGGCCGCGGCCGAGGGGGTGGCCGCGCGCAGGTCGGCCGCGAAATCGCACAGCGTGAAATCGATCTCGTGCCCGACCGCCGAGATGATCGGCAGCGCACAGGCCGCGACCGCGCGCACGAGCGGCTCCTCGTTGAAGGACCAGAGGTCCTCCAGCGATCCGCCGCCGCGGCAGACGACCAGAACGTCGAAGCCGCCGCGGCCGTTCATGCGCCGGATCGCCTCGGCGATCTCGCGCGCCGCGGTGTCCCCCTGCACACGCACCGGATGAATGGTCACGTGCAGGTTGGCGAAGCGCTTTCCGAGGACGTGCAGGAAATCCCTCAGCGCCGCGCCGCTCGGGGAGGTGATCAGGCCGATGCGCTGCGGCAGCAGAGGCAGGCGGCGCTTGCGCGCGGGATCGAACAGCCCTTCCGCTTCGAGCCGGCGCTTGAGCTGCTCGAAGGCGAGCTGCAGGGAGCCCCTGCCGGCCGGCTCGACGGCCTGGCAGATGATCTGGAAGGTGCCGCGCGCCTCATAGAGGCTGACGCGCGCGCGCACGATCACTTTCAGGTGATCCTGCAGCTCGAATTTCAGCGCCAGCGCCTGGGTGCGGAAGAGCACGGCGGCCACCTGCGTGGCGGAGTCCTTGAGCGTGAAGTAGAGGTGTCCCGACCCGGGCGAGCGCAGATTGGAGATCTCTCCTTCCACCCAGAGATCGGCGAAGGAGGACTCCAGGAGATCGCGAGCCAGCGCGTTCACCTCGGAGACGGTGTGGACGCGGCGCACGTGCGGCAGGGGCTGGATCGGCTGGATCGGGAGCTGCTCCATCGTTGGACCTTATTCGGCGCCGGGCAAGTCGATGCGCTGGATGCCGC
This genomic interval from Candidatus Polarisedimenticolia bacterium contains the following:
- a CDS encoding farnesyl diphosphate synthase, with product MGSDPRGFAHRLAAERRIIDASLRRRLATSGSTPASLRRAMRYSIFAGGKRVRPILARMACRAVGGRDAWVLPACCALEMIHTYSLIHDDLPAMDDDAWRRGFPTAHVKFGEALAILSGDALHTLAFRILAEEPPGKRLAARRTRVLSLVARAAGVEGMVGGQVRDLESEGRTVSPAALARIHRGKTGALITAAAAAGAILGGGNPVEVAALRRFGQSLGLAFQIVDDVLDEEGTRRNLGKSPGKDRARRKATYPALFGVAASRAKARRAVAAAKSSLRPLGSRADGLADLADFILARDR
- the xseB gene encoding exodeoxyribonuclease VII small subunit, yielding MPKTSKKGTKEPRFEEALSGLETIVSRLEAGELPLDDALKLFEEGVRLARVCGARLDEAERRIEILMKGADGELTVQEFDDGETELSDPNGEDPGADGV
- the xseA gene encoding exodeoxyribonuclease VII large subunit codes for the protein MEQLPIQPIQPLPHVRRVHTVSEVNALARDLLESSFADLWVEGEISNLRSPGSGHLYFTLKDSATQVAAVLFRTQALALKFELQDHLKVIVRARVSLYEARGTFQIICQAVEPAGRGSLQLAFEQLKRRLEAEGLFDPARKRRLPLLPQRIGLITSPSGAALRDFLHVLGKRFANLHVTIHPVRVQGDTAAREIAEAIRRMNGRGGFDVLVVCRGGGSLEDLWSFNEEPLVRAVAACALPIISAVGHEIDFTLCDFAADLRAATPSAAAEQVIAAKQELEARLRSLRARLFSAVRLAASRRRERVGRLGRSRALFLARARLSALSERLDEARSRLKENLRGQLALRRLSVDRCRESINPRILSSRAGEDRRRLSHWMQLARLGIRAEVARRREACRAACGVLDSLSPLAVLDRGYALCLDPRSGGLVTDSRALPSAGAVEVRLRRGRLQCEVREAIHAQDEQEGN